Proteins found in one Paenibacillus borealis genomic segment:
- a CDS encoding spore germination protein, whose protein sequence is MPDKNILELIKEQLTDCSDAVYQSIHVYGHACMLIYIPAIVDMLSLQEFVSSPLKSEANSEPAWPQFMERLDRGSAFAIPYMKAFHPDRAVELIVSGNLVLCIEGLPYVYYFEITQYQKRAVSESQNELVVIGPQEAFIEDVQTNLSLLRHKIKHADLKTKHFSIGRYTKTDVYLVYIEGLCKPEILAEMEEKLNSLSVDGILGISYLAEHMRQGHFSPFPIYQYTERPDSVAASLMEGRISILQDGTPSALLAPVTFFALLQSSEDYYQNFYAGSWIRLVRFFFSLISMILPSLYVAITTFHAQIIPSNLLITIAAARENIPFSALTEALIMELTFEALREAGTRIPKPVGQTVSIIGGIVIGQAAVQAGIVSAPMVIVVSITGIASYIIPHLELGLTFRLLRFVLLILGGTMGLFGVFIAVFIIYGHLANLKSFGTPYLQPVAPLVLEDWKDTVVRVPSQYMTERSSSYTDRKNKRRQKQ, encoded by the coding sequence ATGCCGGACAAGAATATACTTGAGCTCATCAAAGAACAGCTCACGGATTGCAGCGATGCTGTATACCAGTCGATACATGTGTACGGACACGCCTGCATGCTGATCTATATTCCTGCCATTGTGGACATGCTCAGCCTGCAGGAATTTGTTTCCAGCCCGCTGAAATCAGAGGCTAACAGTGAACCGGCTTGGCCGCAATTCATGGAGCGTCTGGACCGCGGCTCAGCCTTTGCGATTCCTTATATGAAGGCTTTTCATCCGGACAGGGCCGTGGAGCTGATTGTCAGCGGGAATCTGGTGCTCTGTATTGAAGGACTGCCGTATGTCTATTATTTCGAAATTACCCAGTATCAGAAGAGAGCAGTGTCCGAATCGCAGAACGAGCTGGTGGTCATTGGACCCCAGGAGGCTTTTATCGAGGATGTTCAGACGAATTTGTCCTTGCTGCGCCACAAGATCAAACATGCCGATCTGAAGACCAAACATTTCTCGATCGGCAGATACACCAAAACCGATGTATATCTGGTTTATATCGAAGGGCTATGTAAGCCGGAAATCCTGGCTGAAATGGAAGAGAAACTAAATAGTCTCTCAGTCGATGGAATTCTGGGCATCAGCTATTTGGCTGAGCATATGCGCCAGGGGCATTTTTCACCTTTTCCGATCTATCAATATACAGAACGTCCCGACTCTGTAGCCGCATCATTGATGGAGGGCAGAATCAGCATATTGCAGGACGGTACCCCGTCGGCATTACTGGCACCTGTAACTTTCTTTGCGCTTCTGCAATCCTCTGAGGATTATTACCAGAACTTCTACGCCGGCAGCTGGATCCGGCTGGTCCGCTTCTTTTTCTCGTTGATATCGATGATTCTGCCTTCTTTATATGTGGCGATCACAACCTTCCACGCACAGATCATTCCGTCCAACCTGCTGATCACCATTGCTGCCGCCCGTGAGAATATCCCTTTCTCTGCACTGACGGAAGCTTTGATCATGGAACTTACTTTCGAAGCACTGAGAGAAGCAGGGACCCGCATTCCGAAGCCGGTTGGCCAGACTGTCTCTATTATCGGCGGTATTGTCATAGGGCAGGCTGCGGTACAGGCGGGAATTGTCTCAGCACCCATGGTTATTGTAGTTTCCATTACGGGTATCGCCTCCTACATCATCCCCCATCTTGAGCTTGGATTGACCTTTAGACTGCTGCGTTTCGTGCTTCTGATTCTGGGGGGGACGATGGGACTGTTCGGTGTCTTCATCGCCGTTTTTATCATATATGGCCATCTTGCTAATCTAAAATCGTTTGGCACTCCCTATCTACAGCCGGTAGCTCCGCTGGTTCTGGAAGACTGGAAGGATACCGTGGTCCGTGTTCCGTCCCAGTATATGACGGAGCGCAGCTCTTCTTATACCGACAGGAAGAATAAAAGGAGACAGAAGCAATGA
- a CDS encoding Ger(x)C family spore germination protein, with amino-acid sequence MKPLKLILVLVLLLNLTGCWSKLELDELTFVYGLFIDVGEEPGTVEVTISSPLPNRLDSGAQGGGAGDGKSYSMVSKTAPTIPEAILLIQKDLSRKMEASHLKIIVLGKQYAKQGIGDMLEWFQRQPENSLGTYIMAAPGKAKEIPMLTPVFEQLPDQVLNNMARQKILLSTTIRDCILSESYHMGYAMNYLSFGKKSETSEQGKTEYWCGVDGVMLFQDKKMKAILKVKEGRALAWAANQYVQSVNSFSWDDDGKGTATAYFLNDKASSSVKMTPEGPVFHIKLKGRASITSFKDSKQRKADQLSHLLKTKLQEKAVKEVSETLENVQKAGVDVLQLGMLLEWNYPKEWKRLRDHWEDYYSREARIKVTADFKIADFGSEK; translated from the coding sequence ATGAAGCCTCTCAAGCTGATCCTTGTGTTAGTGCTGCTTCTGAATCTGACCGGTTGCTGGTCCAAGCTGGAACTCGACGAATTGACCTTTGTATATGGCTTGTTTATTGATGTTGGTGAGGAACCCGGAACGGTTGAGGTGACTATCAGTTCACCGCTCCCGAACCGTCTGGATTCAGGCGCACAAGGGGGTGGGGCTGGAGACGGAAAGAGCTACTCTATGGTATCCAAGACTGCACCGACCATTCCGGAAGCTATCCTGCTGATTCAGAAGGATTTGTCACGCAAAATGGAGGCTTCACATCTCAAGATTATTGTACTGGGCAAACAATATGCCAAGCAGGGGATAGGAGATATGCTGGAATGGTTCCAGCGGCAGCCTGAGAATTCTCTCGGAACCTATATTATGGCTGCTCCAGGCAAGGCTAAGGAGATCCCGATGCTGACACCGGTCTTTGAGCAATTGCCCGATCAGGTGCTCAATAATATGGCCAGGCAAAAGATTCTGTTAAGTACTACAATCAGAGACTGCATCCTGTCGGAGTCTTACCATATGGGCTATGCCATGAATTATTTATCTTTCGGCAAAAAAAGTGAAACTTCTGAGCAGGGAAAAACGGAATATTGGTGCGGGGTAGACGGTGTGATGCTGTTTCAGGATAAGAAGATGAAGGCCATACTGAAGGTGAAAGAGGGTAGAGCCTTGGCTTGGGCAGCAAATCAATACGTTCAATCTGTAAATTCGTTTTCATGGGATGATGACGGCAAGGGGACTGCCACTGCGTATTTTCTGAATGACAAAGCCTCCTCCTCTGTCAAGATGACTCCTGAAGGGCCAGTCTTTCATATTAAGCTAAAAGGCCGGGCGAGTATAACCTCCTTCAAGGACTCTAAACAACGTAAAGCGGACCAGCTCAGCCATCTGCTTAAGACCAAACTTCAGGAGAAAGCGGTAAAGGAAGTTTCGGAGACGCTGGAAAATGTGCAGAAGGCGGGAGTAGATGTACTTCAGCTCGGTATGCTGCTGGAATGGAATTATCCGAAAGAATGGAAACGTCTGCGTGATCACTGGGAGGATTATTACAGCAGGGAGGCCCGGATCAAGGTGACAGCTGATTTTAAAATTGCAGATTTTGGTTCGGAGAAATAA
- a CDS encoding class I SAM-dependent methyltransferase has protein sequence MLNHGGIRLNEPLRVVIGSGGSPHNKGWLHTEEAELNLLREEDWSRKFSADSLEAILAEHVWEHLTYEEGIQAAKTCYPYLAAGGYIRCAVPDGFFPDEAYQNIVQIGGPGPLDHPAASHRIVHTYITLQKMFTAAGYQVKLLEYCDESGRFHDVPWDECGGFIYRSKRFDHRNADGKLGFVSLIADAVKL, from the coding sequence ATGCTTAACCATGGGGGGATCCGGTTGAATGAACCGTTAAGAGTAGTAATTGGGAGCGGGGGAAGCCCCCATAACAAGGGGTGGCTGCATACGGAAGAGGCGGAGCTGAATCTGCTGCGGGAAGAGGATTGGTCGCGCAAATTCAGCGCTGATTCCCTGGAGGCCATTCTTGCCGAACATGTCTGGGAGCATCTGACGTATGAGGAAGGGATACAGGCAGCCAAAACCTGTTATCCGTATCTGGCTGCTGGCGGGTATATCCGCTGCGCCGTACCGGACGGTTTTTTCCCGGATGAAGCGTATCAGAACATTGTGCAGATCGGCGGGCCGGGACCGCTGGACCATCCTGCTGCCTCTCACCGGATCGTACATACTTATATTACTCTGCAGAAGATGTTCACTGCCGCAGGGTATCAGGTTAAACTGCTGGAGTACTGTGATGAATCCGGGCGGTTCCATGATGTTCCCTGGGATGAGTGCGGCGGTTTCATCTACCGTTCGAAGCGCTTTGATCACCGAAATGCAGATGGGAAGTTAGGTTTTGTTTCATTGATAGCAGATGCTGTTAAACTATGA
- a CDS encoding DUF1657 domain-containing protein, with amino-acid sequence MTVASQVKTCVASLKSAQASLEQFAMETQNEEAKTLFTNAAEQTQQIVQQVEGRVTEIEKEEPQYKGF; translated from the coding sequence ATGACTGTTGCATCACAAGTCAAAACCTGCGTAGCTTCGTTGAAGAGCGCCCAAGCCAGTCTTGAGCAGTTCGCTATGGAAACCCAGAACGAGGAAGCCAAGACACTGTTCACAAATGCTGCAGAGCAGACGCAGCAGATTGTCCAGCAGGTGGAAGGCCGCGTAACCGAAATTGAGAAGGAAGAGCCGCAATACAAAGGATTCTGA
- a CDS encoding aldo/keto reductase has protein sequence MEYVKLGTTGLDVSRICLGCMSYGVPERGTHPWSLNEQESRPFIRKALELGINFFDTANIYSDGTSEEIVGRALKDFTSRDEVVIATKVHGKMRPGPNGGGLSRKAIMSEIDHSLKRLGTDYVDLYQIHRWDPSTPVEETMEALHDVVKAGKARYIGASSMSAWQFLKALHVAERHGWTRFVSMQNYVNLLYREEEREMLPLCEAEGIGVIPWSPLARGRLTRDWQETSTRSESDQFAKLLYSRTEEADRLVALRVKEIAEERGLPRAQVALAWVLQKKPVTAPIVGATRMSHLEDAAAAVSVTLSPEDVHRLEEPYIPHPVMGF, from the coding sequence ATGGAATATGTGAAGCTGGGAACAACGGGACTGGATGTATCACGGATTTGTCTGGGGTGTATGAGCTACGGGGTGCCGGAGCGCGGAACTCATCCCTGGTCACTGAATGAGCAGGAGAGCCGGCCGTTTATCCGCAAAGCGCTGGAGTTGGGCATCAACTTCTTCGATACGGCCAACATCTATTCCGACGGTACCAGCGAAGAGATTGTCGGACGTGCGCTCAAGGATTTCACCTCGCGCGATGAGGTAGTCATTGCGACGAAGGTACATGGTAAAATGCGTCCGGGCCCCAATGGCGGAGGCTTGTCACGCAAAGCTATCATGAGTGAAATCGATCATAGCCTTAAGCGGCTGGGGACAGATTACGTGGACCTGTATCAGATTCACCGCTGGGACCCGTCGACACCGGTTGAAGAAACAATGGAAGCCCTGCATGATGTGGTGAAGGCGGGCAAAGCACGTTACATCGGTGCATCCTCGATGTCTGCCTGGCAATTTCTGAAGGCGCTTCATGTGGCAGAACGGCATGGCTGGACCCGGTTTGTATCCATGCAGAATTATGTGAATCTGCTGTATCGTGAGGAAGAACGGGAAATGCTGCCGCTGTGCGAAGCGGAAGGGATCGGAGTGATTCCCTGGAGTCCGCTGGCCCGCGGGCGGCTGACCCGGGACTGGCAGGAGACGAGTACCCGTTCGGAAAGTGACCAATTTGCTAAGCTGCTGTACTCCCGGACGGAGGAAGCCGACCGTCTGGTGGCGCTGAGAGTGAAGGAGATTGCTGAAGAACGTGGTCTTCCGCGGGCCCAGGTGGCACTTGCCTGGGTCCTGCAGAAGAAGCCGGTCACTGCGCCGATTGTCGGAGCGACCAGAATGAGCCATCTGGAGGATGCCGCCGCAGCGGTGTCGGTCACGCTCAGTCCGGAAGATGTACACCGATTGGAGGAGCCTTATATTCCTCATCCGGTGATGGGCTTCTAA
- a CDS encoding GerAB/ArcD/ProY family transporter has product MRTSKWQMTRFSIVYLGSQSTMFLIPGLIETSSYQGWISLILGGFLGLILLYFTIMVGKLKPGIGWVEFGAEIMGKWLHGIIVILLLCWCIYYVSYDIHNFALFFGGNYLRGTPPLFIILVVGLVIMYTAHLGFASIVYMSEGIALICIVFAILSTYLFIQHAEYSMLPAFLHYHDPHIVIKDSITVMSWFGEWFVFLFVAPELKISNKIMKPLSLGGITVILIVLIVWLMTMLNFGPYLGKELQFPFLQMIRSSSNDDLLGNSDPILIGIWSSSMFIHSSFMIYVAYKCALYLTRQKAKKVMIPLLTVCSITIAFVYSMNVAVYYHNYYSFNTTIFWLIVEFIPVYYFIVAWVRSKSGKQLK; this is encoded by the coding sequence ATGCGGACATCTAAATGGCAAATGACTCGGTTCTCGATTGTATACCTTGGCTCTCAAAGTACGATGTTTCTGATTCCCGGTCTCATTGAAACCTCATCCTATCAAGGATGGATAAGCCTGATTCTTGGCGGTTTCCTTGGGCTGATTCTGTTATATTTCACGATCATGGTGGGAAAGCTCAAGCCGGGAATAGGCTGGGTTGAGTTCGGGGCAGAGATTATGGGGAAGTGGCTGCATGGAATCATAGTGATTCTGCTCTTGTGCTGGTGTATTTATTACGTATCATATGATATACACAATTTCGCACTGTTCTTCGGAGGCAATTATTTGCGCGGAACTCCCCCGCTTTTTATTATACTTGTTGTGGGTCTGGTCATTATGTACACCGCTCATCTGGGTTTTGCCTCTATAGTGTATATGTCGGAAGGCATTGCTCTGATCTGCATTGTCTTCGCCATTCTAAGTACGTATTTATTCATCCAGCATGCAGAATATTCTATGCTTCCGGCATTTCTCCATTATCATGACCCGCACATCGTCATTAAGGATTCGATTACAGTGATGTCCTGGTTTGGCGAATGGTTTGTGTTTCTTTTTGTTGCCCCGGAGCTTAAGATCAGCAATAAGATCATGAAGCCACTGAGTTTGGGTGGGATCACTGTGATACTGATTGTTCTGATAGTATGGCTTATGACCATGCTGAATTTCGGCCCGTATCTCGGGAAGGAACTGCAGTTTCCCTTCCTGCAGATGATCCGCAGTTCCTCGAATGATGATCTCCTGGGAAACTCTGATCCGATTCTGATTGGCATATGGTCGTCCTCAATGTTCATTCACAGCTCTTTTATGATCTATGTTGCTTATAAATGTGCCTTGTATCTTACCAGACAAAAAGCAAAAAAAGTTATGATTCCGCTCCTGACGGTCTGTTCCATTACAATTGCATTTGTATACTCGATGAATGTGGCCGTATATTACCATAATTATTATTCTTTCAATACGACTATTTTTTGGCTGATTGTGGAGTTTATACCGGTGTACTATTTTATCGTGGCATGGGTACGCTCGAAGTCTGGCAAGCAGCTGAAATGA
- a CDS encoding DUF421 domain-containing protein: MPEALEVILRTVFAVVVLFFLTKVLGKRQVSQLSFFEYITGITVGSLAAYISLDTDKTWHLGLIALIVWVAFSLGIEYLQIKSKKARDFIDFKSTVLIKDGKILENNMKKEKLTTDELLEELRKKDVFKVADVEFAIMESDGAINVLLTRENQPLTPKHLGIKVAPESETQAVIMDGKIMDEPLDTLNLSRGWLEGELEKLNLNVENVFLGQVDSYGELTVDLYTDNVEVQQPQDKPQLYALLKKCEADLELFSLSTKNKEAKQMYENTSEQLQTLLKRLKPFIQN, from the coding sequence ATGCCTGAAGCACTGGAGGTCATTCTTCGGACGGTTTTTGCTGTAGTTGTGCTTTTCTTCCTTACCAAAGTACTGGGGAAGCGTCAGGTCTCACAGCTGTCTTTTTTCGAATACATCACGGGAATTACAGTAGGCAGCTTAGCGGCGTACATTTCGCTCGATACAGATAAGACTTGGCATCTCGGCCTGATCGCTCTTATCGTTTGGGTAGCCTTTTCACTCGGAATTGAATATCTGCAGATCAAGAGCAAGAAAGCCCGGGATTTCATTGATTTCAAGTCCACCGTGCTGATCAAAGACGGCAAGATTCTGGAGAACAATATGAAGAAGGAGAAGCTGACTACAGATGAATTACTGGAGGAGCTGCGGAAGAAGGATGTCTTCAAAGTAGCCGACGTTGAATTTGCCATTATGGAGTCAGACGGCGCGATCAATGTGCTGCTCACCCGGGAGAACCAGCCGCTTACACCTAAACACCTTGGGATTAAGGTTGCTCCCGAGAGTGAGACGCAGGCGGTGATTATGGACGGCAAAATTATGGATGAACCGCTCGATACCCTGAATCTGTCACGCGGCTGGCTGGAAGGGGAGTTGGAGAAGCTCAACCTGAACGTGGAGAATGTATTCCTGGGCCAGGTTGACTCTTATGGTGAACTTACCGTAGATCTGTACACGGATAATGTGGAGGTACAGCAGCCGCAGGATAAGCCACAGCTGTATGCGCTGCTGAAGAAATGTGAAGCCGATCTAGAGCTGTTTAGCTTGTCAACGAAGAATAAAGAAGCCAAGCAGATGTACGAAAATACCTCAGAACAGTTGCAGACATTGCTGAAGAGACTTAAGCCTTTTATTCAAAATTGA